The Methanocaldococcus sp. genome has a window encoding:
- a CDS encoding Tfx family DNA-binding protein — MESFLTETQIKVLKLRKKGLTQEEIAKLLGTSRANISMIEKRAKENIKKAYNTIKIYNMIIAPVSIEIDEGIDVLEIPKIVFKKADEENIKVKYNTLELIDLIKEKASDFIKNRITTKKFKIYILENGDVEISR, encoded by the coding sequence ATGGAATCCTTTCTAACAGAAACACAAATTAAAGTTTTAAAATTAAGAAAAAAGGGTTTAACACAAGAAGAGATAGCAAAATTATTGGGAACAAGTAGAGCAAATATTAGTATGATAGAAAAGAGAGCAAAAGAAAATATAAAGAAGGCATATAACACAATAAAAATTTACAATATGATTATTGCCCCAGTATCTATTGAAATTGATGAGGGTATCGATGTCTTGGAGATTCCAAAAATTGTATTTAAAAAAGCTGATGAAGAAAATATAAAAGTAAAATACAACACCTTGGAGTTAATTGACCTTATAAAAGAAAAAGCTTCTGATTTTATTAAGAATAGAATAACCACAAAGAAATTTAAAATATACATCCTTGAAAATGGAGATGTAGAAATTAGTAGATAA
- a CDS encoding mRNA surveillance protein pelota: MKIVEEIPQKNIIKLMPENLDDLWVLYNIIEEGDKVFAVTERRVQDKGDVIRADRGVKRKMFLGLEVKNVEFDENLNRLRILGSIIHGPDDVPLGSHHTFEIKPFDELSIEKNWKKWQIDRIKEAIESSKKPKILVVVMDDEEADIFEVRDYTIKEICSIKSHTSKRLDYKINEELKKEYYHEIAKVLEEYDVDNILVAGPGFAKNTFYNFISTQYPELKSKILVETISTTSRAGMNEVIKRGLINKIYAQSRVAKETQLIEKLLEEISKKGLAVYGIDEVKKALEYSAIDTLLVSDSLIRNHEIEKIIDTTEELGGKVVIVSSEHDAGKQLKALGGIAGLLRFPIE; this comes from the coding sequence ATGAAGATTGTTGAAGAGATTCCACAAAAAAATATTATTAAACTTATGCCTGAAAATTTAGATGATTTGTGGGTTTTATATAACATTATTGAAGAAGGAGATAAAGTATTTGCAGTTACTGAGAGAAGAGTGCAAGATAAAGGAGATGTTATCAGAGCAGATAGAGGAGTTAAAAGAAAAATGTTCTTAGGTCTTGAAGTAAAAAATGTAGAATTTGACGAAAATTTAAATAGATTGAGAATCTTAGGTTCAATAATTCATGGTCCAGATGATGTTCCTCTTGGAAGTCATCACACATTTGAAATTAAGCCATTTGACGAACTATCAATTGAAAAAAATTGGAAAAAATGGCAAATTGATAGAATAAAAGAGGCGATAGAGTCTTCTAAGAAACCTAAGATTTTAGTAGTAGTTATGGATGATGAAGAGGCAGACATTTTCGAAGTTAGAGATTACACTATAAAAGAAATTTGCTCAATAAAGTCACATACATCTAAAAGGTTGGATTATAAAATTAACGAAGAACTAAAAAAAGAATACTATCACGAAATTGCAAAGGTTTTAGAGGAGTATGATGTCGATAACATCTTAGTTGCTGGTCCAGGATTTGCAAAGAATACATTTTATAATTTTATCTCTACTCAGTATCCAGAACTTAAAAGTAAGATTTTAGTGGAAACTATATCTACAACTTCAAGAGCAGGGATGAATGAGGTTATTAAAAGAGGGCTGATTAATAAAATATATGCACAATCAAGAGTAGCAAAGGAAACACAATTAATAGAGAAACTTTTAGAGGAAATTTCTAAAAAAGGATTGGCAGTTTATGGAATTGATGAGGTTAAAAAGGCATTAGAATACTCAGCCATAGACACATTGTTAGTTTCAGATAGTTTAATAAGAAATCATGAAATTGAAAAAATAATTGATACTACTGAAGAGTTGGGAGGGAAGGTAGTTATTGTCTCCTCTGAACACGATGCTGGAAAACAGTTAAAAGCATTAGGAGGAATAGCAGGGTTATTAAGATTCCCTATAGAATAA